The Chamaesiphon minutus PCC 6605 DNA window CGAGGCTTCTGGTGGAGTCACATGCTGTGGATTTTCTACCCCAAATCCAACTTCTTCAACCTTGATGAGTACAAAAAAGCGGCACCAGATTTAGCTAAAGATGCTTACTACCGTTGGCTGGATAAATATTTCTTGTTCTTACAAATTCCTGTTGCGCTGCTATTGTATGCGATCGGCGGTTGGTCATTTGTAATTTACGGCGTGTTCGTGCGGGCTGTGATTCTGTGGCACAGCACTTGGCTGATCAATTCTGCCAGTCACATCACTGGCTATCGCAGCCACGAATCGGATGACAACTCGCGCAATCTCTGGTGGGCGGCTCTGCTCACTTATGGCGAAGGCTGGCACAACAATCACCATGCTTATCCCAATGTCGCTAAAGGTGGTTGGCAGTGGTGGGAAATCGACATGACTTGGTGGTCGATTCAATTATTACAGAAGCTCGGTTTGGCAAAACGCGTAATTTTACCACCGACTAATTAGTCTTTGATTTCAGCTAGTCTGCCACCTGTGCGGACTTTAATATAAAGATCGAAGGGAGGGGCAATTGATGAATTGTCCCTCCCTTTTATCTCATCGTGGCTAAACTGTTGATGTATTGATGTAAATGCTCGATCGCTCGATCGAGATACAGATCGGTGCCGTATAATTTGCTCATCATAATGGCACCCTCGATCGTGACCAGAATAATTGTCGAAACTTGTTCGCGATCGATAGTATCGAGGATTTCATTTTGGCGAATGCCTAGCTCGACAATGCTATCGATCGTCGCGCGAATCTCATTGACAGCTCCTTGGACGTGCAGTCGCAATCGGGGATTGGTATCGTCGCTTTCGACAGCAGTATTCAAAATCGGACATCCACCCACCGCGATTGGCTCTGTGGTGAAGCCGCGAAAAGTATCGATAAAAGCATTCAATCGATCGATCGCCGTATTGGCCGCGCCTACTTTGGCCATAACAGCTTCTAGAATCAATCCCAGCGTATAGTCAAATGCGGCAACTGCGATCTCTTCTTTACTTTTAAAGTGATGATAAAAACCACTTTTTCGCAATCCACTCAGCTTCATAATTTCGCTAATGGAAGAGCCTGCGTAACCATTTTGGTTGAAACTAATTGCAGCTTTTTCGATAATTATTTGCTTTGTCTGTTTGGCTTTCGACACTGCAATTAAACTGACTTTTGAAATATTAGTTAATATTTTACTGCGATCTAAATAGTCATGTCAATCTCGCTAGCTAGTTTTCAGGAGATTAGTCATAGCAGAGAGACCCCCAGCTAAAACTCAAGTTATCTCTAGTTGCACTCGACAGAATCGACAGATCTCTTGCCAAATCTGCTCGCTAAGGTCGGTAAGCTGATGGTCGCTATCCCACTCTAACAGCTCTACCCACTCCCGTCCTTTAGCAAAATCGTGGCTAGCAGAAATCGGAATTACATCATCATGAATGCCATGAATAATTAGAGTGGGCAGGACACGATCGATCGCAGAAAGAGGATATTTACGAGTGTCAACAAGGAAATCGTAATGTAGGGGTAATAGACTTTTGACAGCATGATGATAAATGGGCAGATAGCCAGTAGATTGCCACGAATTTAACGCTTTTTCGCCAATTTTCGGTAGCCAATGATACGGAAAATCAAACGCAGGTGCAAGTAATATCAATTTTTCAACATGCACATAATCTTGCGCGATAATTGTTGAGATCCAGCCGCCTAAACTCGAACCAATTAGGGTAATTGGTGAGCCATCTGTGGGAAACAGATCGACAACTTGAGCGATTTGTCGAGAAATGGTCAAATGAGTAAAGTCATCCCGATTGAGATCGGGGACTTGTAACTCAATCCCAATGCTGGCAAACCGTTCGCGAATATATCTAGCTTTGGTGGAACCAGGGCCAGATGCAAAACCGTGTAAGTAGATATACATTTGCTATGGGAGTAAAAACGGAAATAATTTACCCCGTTTTTGTCCATAACAGACGAACGAGATAAATAACTCAAGTATCTACTATCCACTATTTAGCGACCGTTACTCCGATTTTGACGGCGTTGTTGGATTAACTGCTGCCATTTGACACGCTGTTCGGGAGTGAGAATCTCTCGAATTGCCAGCGTATTCTCAAAGTTGGCATCGGCAATCTCGCGCTGCAACGTTTGCACCTGTTGGCGTTTTTGACGCACCAAATCGGCACTCGCATTGCTCTGAAGCAGTTGGTTGAGTTCCTGTCTGGCTGCTTGCAACGCTTGACGGCGTGCTTGGGTTTTACCCCGAGCATTTTTCTGGATTTGTTGGAGCCGCCGGATCTGATCGGGTGAGAGGTTGAGTTCTTTTACTAGATTACCCACTCCACCTGCGGGAATCTTAAGTTCGTTATTAGTCGATCGATTATTATTCTGAGACAGTAGTAGCTCGGCGCGTGTGGGCGAAATGGTTGTAGCGAGCGTGAATAAAATTGGCAAGAACGTCAGCAGCCGAAAGCGAGACATAGGAATTCGATCGAGGTTGATAATATGATTAGACTGAGGCAGAATCTAAAAAGTTCACTCTGGTAGTCTACAGCGTAAATTTAGTACTATTTAGCGGGGAGCGGGGGAAAGAAATAGTTGGTTGATTTCTGCCGCTTAATACTAGTGATTATCGATCGGGTGTAAGATTTTGACGGTAAATAAGAGCGAACATCGATACTCGCGCCCAAATGCTACGCCACTGATTCGTCACTCCCCACTCCAGCTATCCGTGCAAAATCCTGGGTAAAATAGATCCAGTACCGCATCGATCGAAGCCCGATTTGGCACAGCCGACGCTTCGCGATCGCATATTACTGTCAGAAATATAGAATTTCCGGGGATACCCATGTCTAACGCCGAACAGCCAGAGAAAATCCATCTACCCAAAACCAGCGAATCGGAAACCCTCAAAAAAATTAGACACACCACCTCCCATATCATGGCGATGGCGGTACAGAAGCTGTTTCCCAAGGCTCTGGTGACGATCGGCCCCTGGATCGAAAATGGGTTCTACTACGATTTTGATAGCCCTGATGCCTTTACAGACAAGGATCTGAAGACAATTCAGAAAGAGATGATTAAAATCGTCAATCAGAAATTGCCAGTCGTGCGGGAAGAAGTCTCTAGAGCCGAAGCCGAGACTCGAATTTCCGCACTCAACGAACCCTACAAATTAGAAATCCTCGCCGGATTACAAGAACCGATTACCCTCTATCACCTCGGCGATAAGTGGTGGGACTTGTGCGCGGGGCCGCATCTAGAAAATACTGGCGATCTCAATCCCAAAGCCTTTAAACTCGAAGCAGTAGCAGGTGCTTACTGGCGTGGTGATGAAACCAAGGCGCAATTGCAGCGCATTTACGGTACTGCATGGGAAACTCCCGAACAGCTTGCCGAATACGAACGCCGCAAGGAAGAAGCAATCCGCCGCGATCACCGCAAACTCGGTAAAGAACTCGGTTTATTTATCTTCTCCGATCTCGTCGGCCCTGGGCTGCCATTATGGACGCCCAGAGGCACATTATTGCGGAGTATCCTCGAAGACTTCCTTAAAAAAGAGCAGACTAAACGTGGATATTTACCTGTCGTTACGCCGCATATTGCCAAAACCGATTTATTTATGAAGTCGGGACACAGGCAGAAATATAAGGAAGATATGTTCCCCATTATGGCGGACAATCTCGAAGATATCGCTGCCGACAATGGCTTTGTGATGAAGCCGATGAATTGTCCGTTCCACATTCAAATATATCAAAGTGAATTGCGTTCCTATCGGGATTTACCGATTCGATACGCGGAATTTGGCACGGTTTATCGGTACGAACAATCCGGCGAACTCGGCGGATTAACTCGCGTGCGCGGCTTTACAGTCGATGATTCGCACCTATTTGTAACTCCCGAACAATTAGATGCAGAGTTTCTCAGCGTTGTCGATCTGATCCTGTCGGTATTTGAGAAACTGCGCCTAAAAAACTTTAAAGCACGGTTGAGTTTTCGCGATCCAGATTCTGATAAATATATCGGTACGGATGATACTTGGAACAAAGCCGAAAACGCGATTCAACGTGCTGTTGAAAAGTTGGGAATGCCACATTTTATCGGTATTGGCGAAGCAGCTTTTTATGGCCCCAAACTCGATTTTATCTTTAGCGATGCACTCGATCGCGAGTGGCAATTGGGTACAGTTCAGGTAGATTATATTCTCCCCGAACGATTCGAGCTAGAATACATCGACGAACACAGCAGCCGTCAACGTCCGGTAATGATTCACCGCGCGCCATTCGGTTCGCTCGAACGGTTGATCGGGATTCTAATCGAAGAGTATGCTGGT harbors:
- the thrS gene encoding threonine--tRNA ligase — translated: MSNAEQPEKIHLPKTSESETLKKIRHTTSHIMAMAVQKLFPKALVTIGPWIENGFYYDFDSPDAFTDKDLKTIQKEMIKIVNQKLPVVREEVSRAEAETRISALNEPYKLEILAGLQEPITLYHLGDKWWDLCAGPHLENTGDLNPKAFKLEAVAGAYWRGDETKAQLQRIYGTAWETPEQLAEYERRKEEAIRRDHRKLGKELGLFIFSDLVGPGLPLWTPRGTLLRSILEDFLKKEQTKRGYLPVVTPHIAKTDLFMKSGHRQKYKEDMFPIMADNLEDIAADNGFVMKPMNCPFHIQIYQSELRSYRDLPIRYAEFGTVYRYEQSGELGGLTRVRGFTVDDSHLFVTPEQLDAEFLSVVDLILSVFEKLRLKNFKARLSFRDPDSDKYIGTDDTWNKAENAIQRAVEKLGMPHFIGIGEAAFYGPKLDFIFSDALDREWQLGTVQVDYILPERFELEYIDEHSSRQRPVMIHRAPFGSLERLIGILIEEYAGDFPLWMAPVQMRLVAVAQDFLPFAKDVCAKLVALGVRAEVDTSNERLGKMIRNAEKAKIPVVGIVGGKEVEDNTISIRTRIGGELGAIGVDEVVKRIVDSIGNFSDF
- a CDS encoding TetR/AcrR family transcriptional regulator — its product is MSKAKQTKQIIIEKAAISFNQNGYAGSSISEIMKLSGLRKSGFYHHFKSKEEIAVAAFDYTLGLILEAVMAKVGAANTAIDRLNAFIDTFRGFTTEPIAVGGCPILNTAVESDDTNPRLRLHVQGAVNEIRATIDSIVELGIRQNEILDTIDREQVSTIILVTIEGAIMMSKLYGTDLYLDRAIEHLHQYINSLATMR
- a CDS encoding YqiA/YcfP family alpha/beta fold hydrolase; translated protein: MYIYLHGFASGPGSTKARYIRERFASIGIELQVPDLNRDDFTHLTISRQIAQVVDLFPTDGSPITLIGSSLGGWISTIIAQDYVHVEKLILLAPAFDFPYHWLPKIGEKALNSWQSTGYLPIYHHAVKSLLPLHYDFLVDTRKYPLSAIDRVLPTLIIHGIHDDVIPISASHDFAKGREWVELLEWDSDHQLTDLSEQIWQEICRFCRVQLEIT
- a CDS encoding Spy/CpxP family protein refolding chaperone — its product is MSRFRLLTFLPILFTLATTISPTRAELLLSQNNNRSTNNELKIPAGGVGNLVKELNLSPDQIRRLQQIQKNARGKTQARRQALQAARQELNQLLQSNASADLVRQKRQQVQTLQREIADANFENTLAIREILTPEQRVKWQQLIQQRRQNRSNGR
- a CDS encoding acyl-CoA desaturase — protein: MTANLLEKREHSSQQQETAPLSWTNVFFFGSFHLIALAAPWYFNWSALGTAILLHWLFGSIGICLGFHRLLTHRSFQVPKPLEYVFATLGALALQGGPIFWVAGHRQHHLYTEDWDKDPYSAKRGFWWSHMLWIFYPKSNFFNLDEYKKAAPDLAKDAYYRWLDKYFLFLQIPVALLLYAIGGWSFVIYGVFVRAVILWHSTWLINSASHITGYRSHESDDNSRNLWWAALLTYGEGWHNNHHAYPNVAKGGWQWWEIDMTWWSIQLLQKLGLAKRVILPPTN